A portion of the Drosophila innubila isolate TH190305 chromosome 3L unlocalized genomic scaffold, UK_Dinn_1.0 0_D_3L, whole genome shotgun sequence genome contains these proteins:
- the LOC117787384 gene encoding protein disulfide-isomerase TMX3 has product MQSNNMAKSIWSWSFLLLFLLVLGTPAISSRVLELSDRFIDVRHEGQWLVMFYAPWCGYCKKTEPIFALVAQALHATNVRVGRLDCTKYPAAAREFKVRGYPTIMFIKGNMEFSYAGDRSKDELVDYALRMSGPPVQLVTRTESVDMLKGSHTIFFMFVGEQQGVVWDTYYAAAEGYQEHGFFYATSEDIAAQHFDFEKLPAVIVYKEEQHHFYPHGHVAHQMDPNDVNETIFQWVNVERFTLFPKVTRFNIHQLLKTKKYLVLAVVQEDKLSQIATHELEFRDMVEGVIRKHRPRYHDKFQFGWIGEPSIAHSIILDQLPTPHLIALNSTTQHHYIPDDDPIQMTPQALHLFLESINNESATVYGGDTYFVRVNRALFEVKRSLREMWKGNPVLTTVIFGLPLGFLSLIMYSIFCGDCLVSEEEQEEDHEKRE; this is encoded by the exons ATGCAGAGCAACAACATGGCAAAGTCAATCTGGAGCTGGAGTTTCCTTTTGTTGTTCCTCTTGGTTCTCGGAACTCCGGCGATATCCTCGCGGGTTCTGGAGTTGAGTGACCGCTTCATCGATGTGCGCCACGAGGGTCAGTGGCTGGTCATGTTCTATGCGCCATGGTGTGGCTATTGCAAGAAAACGGAGCCAATCTTCGCTCTGGTCGCACAAGCGTTGCATGCTACCAATGTACGAGTGGGACGGCTGGATTGCACCAAGTATCCGGCGGCAGCAAGGGAGTTTAAGGTGCGTGGCTATCCCACCATCATGTTCATCAAGGGCAACATGGAGTTCAGCTATGCCGGTGACCGCAGCAAGGATGAGCTCGTCGATTACGCCCTGCGCATGTCCGGTCCGCCCGTACAGCTGGTCACCCGCACCGAGAGCGTGGACATGCTCAAGGGCTCCCACACCATATTCTTCATGTTCGTGGGCGAGCAACAGGGCGTGGTCTGGGACACGTATTATGCAGCTGCCGAGGGTTATCAGGAGCACGGATTCTTCTATGCCACCAGCGAGGACATTGCAGCCCAGCACTTTGACTTTGAGAAACTGCCAGCGGTGATTGTCTACAAGGAGGAGCAGCATCACTTCTATCCACACGGCCACGTTGCCCATCAAATGGATCCCAATGATGTCAACGAAACCATCTTCCAGTGGGTCAATGTGGAGCGTTTCACACTCTTCCCCAAGGTGACCCGCTTCAACATCCACCAGCTGCTCAAGACCAAGAAGTACTTGGTTCTCGCTGTGGTGCAGGAGGACAAATTGAGTCAGATTGCCACCCATGAGCTGGAATTCCGCGACATGGTCGAGGGCGTCATTCGCAAACATCGTCCGCGTTATCATGACAAATTTCAGTTTGGCTGG ATTGGCGAACCATCTATAGCACATTCCATAATCTTGGATCAATTGCCGACGCCTCATCTGATTGCACTTAACTCCACGACACAGCATCATTATATACCCGACGACGATCCAATACAGATGACGCCCCAGGCTCTGCATTTATTCCTGGAGTCAATTAATAATGAGAGCGCCACAGTCTACGGCGGAGACACCTACTTTGTCCGTGTGAATCGTGCGCTCTTCGAGGTGAAGAGATCGCTGCGTGAGATGTGGAAGGGTAATCCGGTGCTGACAACTGTCATCTTTGGACTTCCACTCGGATTTCTGTCACTGATCATGTATTCCATATTCTGTGGCGATTGTCTGGTCTCTGAAGAGGAACAGGAGGAGGATCACGAGAAGAGGGAGTAA